A portion of the Nitratidesulfovibrio termitidis HI1 genome contains these proteins:
- a CDS encoding transposase, with translation MKLLPEQSSPAPEGQDFALDEPCLASEEAALAHLLEHCWPGGRSFCPRCGGGRLYDLSAGRWRCAGCKYTFHPFSGRWINNGNLTPLTWLRLLHLYAGEATVHTLAAELGLSYNAAYKAVTTARFAILAHAPDARQLLGPETGLGSYLKGKKLTGEPKGGGGQVPIPVFGILERNGWVFIDLVSGLSAETVFHFNHNFHLRIERAGNLVHTAPYRHYDALVLCGDDSLPYEYIRRRADGPSEPPGEFWRFAGGRLRAFKGVSAQRFPLYLKELEFRFNHRRENLFATLVRYLCDMVPDVPELDESRP, from the coding sequence ATGAAATTGTTGCCCGAACAGTCGTCCCCTGCCCCCGAAGGGCAGGATTTCGCCTTGGACGAGCCGTGTCTTGCCTCGGAAGAGGCGGCCCTTGCCCATCTGCTGGAGCACTGTTGGCCGGGCGGGCGCAGTTTCTGCCCCCGTTGCGGCGGCGGGCGATTGTATGATCTGTCTGCCGGGCGTTGGCGCTGCGCGGGCTGCAAGTACACCTTCCATCCCTTTTCCGGTCGCTGGATCAACAACGGCAACCTCACGCCGCTGACCTGGCTGCGCCTGCTGCACCTGTACGCGGGCGAGGCCACGGTGCACACCCTGGCCGCCGAGCTGGGCCTTTCGTACAACGCGGCCTACAAGGCCGTGACCACGGCGCGCTTTGCCATCCTGGCCCACGCCCCCGACGCCCGCCAGTTGCTGGGGCCGGAAACCGGCCTTGGCAGCTATCTGAAAGGCAAGAAGCTGACCGGCGAGCCCAAGGGCGGGGGCGGGCAGGTGCCCATCCCCGTGTTCGGCATCCTGGAACGCAACGGGTGGGTGTTCATCGACCTTGTTTCCGGCCTGTCCGCCGAGACGGTGTTCCACTTCAATCACAATTTTCATCTGCGCATCGAACGGGCGGGCAACCTGGTGCACACCGCGCCCTATAGACACTACGACGCCCTGGTGCTGTGCGGCGACGATTCTCTGCCCTACGAATACATCCGGCGGCGGGCCGACGGTCCGTCCGAGCCTCCGGGCGAGTTCTGGAGATTCGCCGGGGGGCGGCTGCGAGCCTTCAAGGGCGTGTCGGCCCAGCGTTTTCCGTTGTATCTCAAGGAACTGGAATTCCGCTTCAACCATCGGCGCGAGAACCTGTTCGCCACGTTGGTGCGCTATCTGTGCGACATGGTGCCTGATGTGCCGGAGTTGGATGAATCCCGCCCGTAG
- a CDS encoding TlpA family protein disulfide reductase, giving the protein MALFFSPMTAGAWPRGSARSWLRCGVLTAVCLLALVVIPVQSARAGQAAAPLEQSGSGTDGTATAGSAVWPTGARFPDIALGVPSPDAGWTGGPDVAMPEHAPEAPEGLPAHLSDLRGQVFIVNMYSWFCAPCQEEAPALRALHALIASAGSASSSNSASSGSSDNLAGRVRLVGIAAGDDWNLVQAFRQRHGLTFPLFADPELALHGQLGGLPVPFTWVLRRKADGFRVLFTHAGALSGTPAEFLDRVLAAAGALP; this is encoded by the coding sequence ATGGCATTGTTTTTTTCGCCCATGACTGCGGGGGCCTGGCCGCGTGGGAGCGCGCGGTCATGGTTGCGTTGCGGCGTGCTGACGGCGGTCTGTCTGCTGGCGCTTGTCGTTATTCCGGTTCAGTCGGCCCGGGCGGGACAGGCTGCCGCGCCGCTGGAGCAGTCCGGGTCCGGGACGGACGGTACGGCAACAGCCGGGTCGGCTGTCTGGCCGACGGGTGCGCGCTTCCCGGACATCGCCCTTGGCGTCCCCTCGCCGGATGCCGGATGGACCGGCGGCCCGGACGTGGCCATGCCCGAACATGCGCCTGAAGCCCCCGAAGGACTGCCTGCCCATCTTTCGGATTTGCGCGGTCAGGTGTTCATCGTGAACATGTACAGCTGGTTCTGCGCGCCATGCCAGGAAGAAGCCCCGGCCCTGCGCGCGCTGCATGCGCTGATCGCGTCCGCCGGTTCGGCCAGTTCCTCCAACTCGGCCAGTTCGGGCAGTTCGGACAATCTGGCCGGGCGGGTGCGACTGGTGGGCATTGCCGCCGGTGACGACTGGAATCTGGTGCAGGCCTTTCGCCAGCGGCACGGGCTGACCTTTCCCCTGTTCGCCGATCCGGAACTGGCACTGCACGGTCAGCTAGGCGGCCTGCCGGTGCCGTTCACCTGGGTGCTGCGGCGCAAGGCCGACGGATTCCGGGTGCTGTTCACCCATGCCGGAGCGCTTTCCGGCACTCCGGCGGAGTTCCTGGACCGCGTGCTGGCGGCGGCAGGGGCGCTGCCGTGA